A region of Homo sapiens chromosome 17, GRCh38.p14 Primary Assembly DNA encodes the following proteins:
- the CLUH gene encoding clustered mitochondria protein homolog isoform X3, giving the protein MLLNGDCPESLKKEAAAAEPPRENGLDEAGPGDETTGQEVIVIQDTGFSVKILAPGIEPFSLQVSPQEMVQEIHQVLMDREDTCHRTCFSLHLDGNVLDHFSELRSVEGLQEGSVLRVVEEPYTVREARIHVRHVRDLLKSLDPSDAFNGVDCNSLSFLSVFTDGDLGDSGKRKKGLEMDPIDCTPPEYILPGSRERPLCPLQPQNRDWKPLQCLKVLTMSGWNPPPGNRKMHGDLMYLFVITAEDRQVSITASTRGFYLNQSTAYHFNPKPASPRFLSHSLVELLNQISPTFKKNFAVLQKKRVQRHPFERIATPFQVYSWTAPQAEHAMDCVRAEDAYTSRLGYEEHIPGQTRDWNEELQTTRELPRKNLPERLLRERAIFKVHSDFTAAATRGAMAVIDGNVMAINPSEETKMQMFIWNNIFFSLGFDVRDHYKDFGGDVAAYVAPTNDLNGVRTYNAVDVEGLYTLGTVVVDYRGYRVTAQSIIPGILERDQEQSVIYGSIDFGKTVVSHPRYLELLERTSRPLKILRHQVLNDRDEEVELCSSVECKGIIGNDGRHYILDLLRTFPPDLNFLPVPGEELPEECARAGFPRAHRHKLCCLRQELVDAFVEHRYLLFMKLAALQLMQQNASQLETPSSLENGGPSSLESKSEDPPGQEAGSEEEGSSASGLAKVKELAETIAADDGTADPRSREVIRNACKAVGSISSTAFDIRFNPDIFSPGVRFPESCQDEVRDQKQLLKDAAAFLLSCQIPGLVKDCMEHAVLPVDGATLAEVMRQRGINMRYLGKVLELVLRSPARHQLDHVFKIGIGELITRSAKHIFKTYLQGVELSGLSAAISHFLNCFLSSYPNPVAHLPADELVSKKRNKRRKNRPPGAADNTAWAVMTPQELWKNICQEAKNYFDFDLECETVDQAVETYGLQKITLLREISLKTGIQVLLKEYSFDSRHKPAFTEEDVLNIFPVVKHVNPKASDAFHFFQSGQAKVQQGFLKEGCELINEALNLFNNVYGAMHVETCACLRLLARLHYIMGDYAEALSNQQKAVLMSERVMGTEHPNTIQEYMHLALYCFASSQLSTALSLLYRARYLMLLVFGEDHPEMALLDNNIGLVLHGVMEYDLSLRFLENALAVSTKYHGPKALKVALSHHLVARVYESKAEFRSALQHEKEGYTIYKTQLGEDHEKTKESSEYLKCLTQQAVALQRTMNEIYRNGSSANIPPLKFTAPSMASVLEQLNVINGILFIPLSQKDLENLKAEVARRHQLQEASRNRDRAEEPMATEPAPAGAPGDLGSQPPAAKDPSPSVQG; this is encoded by the exons ATGCTCTTAAACGGGGACTGCCCAGAGAGCCTGAAgaaggaggcggcggcggccgaGCCACCCAGGGAAAATGGGCTTGACGAGGCCGGCCCGGGAGATGAGACCACCGGCCAGGAAGTCATTGTCATTCAGGACACGGGCTTTTCTGTGAAGATCCTCGCCCCTGGGATCGAGCCCTTCTCCCTGCAG GTGTCCCCCCAGGAGATGGTGCAGGAGATTCACCAGGTGCTCATGGACCGGGAGGACACGTGTCACCGCACCTGCTTCTCACTGCACCTGGATGGCAACGTGCTGGACCACTTCTCGGAGCTGCGCAGCGTCGAGGGGCTGCAGGAGGGCTCTGTGCTGCGTGTGGTGGAAG AGCCGTACACGGTGCGTGAGGCCCGCATCCACGTGCGCCATGTCCGAGACCTGCTCAAGAGCCTGGACCCATCCGATGCCTTCAACGGGGTTGACTGCAACTCCTTGTCCTTCCTGAGTGTCTTCACCGACGGCGACCTGGGAG ACAGCGGGAAGCGGAAGAAGGGCTTGGAGATGGACCCCATCGACTGCACACCACCCGAGTACATCCTGCCAGGGAGCCGGGAGCGGCCACTGTGTCCCCTGCAGCCCCAAAACCGTGACTGGAAG CCCTTGCAGTGCCTGAAAGTACTCACCATGAGCGGATGGAACCCGCCCCCGGGGAACCGGAAGATGCACGGGGACCTCATGTACCTGTTTGTGATCACAGCCGAGGACCGGCAAGTCAGCATCACCGCGTCCACACGGGGCTTTTACCTGAATCA GTCCACAGCTTATCACTTCAACCCCAAGCCCGCCAGCCCCCGCTTCCTAAGCCATTCCCTAGTGGAGCTGCTCAACCAGATCAGCCCGACCTTCAAGAAGAACTTCGCTGTGCTGCAGAAGAAAAG GGTCCAGCGCCACCCGTTCGAGAGGATCGCCACCCCATTCCAGGTGTACAGCTGGACAGCCCCCCAGGCGGAGCATGCCATGGATTGCGTGCGTGCAGAGGACGCCTACACCTCGAGGCTGGGCTATGAGGAGCACATTCCTGGACAG ACCCGAGACTGGAATGAGGAGCTGCAGACGACGAGGGAGCTGCCTCGCAAGAACCTGCCTGAGCGGCTGCTCCGAGAAAGGGCCATATTCAAG GTGCACAGCGACTTCACCGCGGCAGCCACCAGGGGCGCCATGGCCGTCATTGACGGCAACGTGATGGCCATCAACCCCAGCGAGGAGACCAAGATGCAGATGTTCATCTGGAACAACATCTTCTTCAGCCTGGGCTTCGACGTCCGAGACCACTACAAGGACTTCGGGGGGGACGTGGCGGCCTACGTGGCGCCCACCAACGACCTGAATGGCGTCCGCACGTACAACGCGGTGGACGTGGAGGGGCTGTAcacgctgggcacggtggtggtgGATTACCGCGGCTACCGGGTCACGGCCCAGTCCATCATCCCCGGCATCCTGGAGCGGGACCAGGAGCAGAGCGTCATCTACGGCTCCATCGACTTCGGCAAGACCGTGGTGTCACACCCGCGGTACCTGGAGCTGCTGGAGCGCACGAGTCGGCCCCTCAAGATCCTGCGGCACCAGGTGCTCAACGACCGTGACGAGGAGGTGGAGCTCTGCTCCTCGGTCGAGTGCAAGGGCATCATTGGCAACGACGGGCGCCACTACATCCTCGACCTGCTGCGCACCTTCCCCCCGGACCTCAACTTCCTGCCCGTGCCTGGCGAGGAGCTGCCTGAGGAATGCGCCCGCGCCGGCTTCCCCCGCGCCCACCGGCACAAGCTCTGCTGCCTGCGCCAGGAGCTGGTGGACGCCTTCGTGGAGCACAG GTACCTCCTCTTTATGAAGCTGGCCGCCTTGCAGCTGATGCAGCAGAACGCCAGCCAGCTGGAGACCCCCTCCTCCCTGGAAAATGGTGGTCCTTCCTCCTTGGAGTCCAAGTCTGAGGATCCTCCAGGACAGGAGGCGGGAAGTGAGGAGGAGGGTAGCAGCGCCAGCGGCCTGGCCAAGGTGAAGGAGCTGGCAGAGACCATCGCCGCAGACGACGGCACAG CAGACCCTCGGAGCCGGGAGGTGATCCGCAACGCGTGCAAGGCGGTCGGCTCCATCAGCAGCACCGCCTTCGACATTCGCTTCAATCCTGACATCTTCTCACCAG ggGTTCGTTTCCCTGAGTCCTGCCAGGATGAAGTTCGGGACCAGAAGCAGCTGCTGAAGGACGCGGCTGCCTTCCTGCTCTCCTGCCAGATCCCTGGCTTG GTGAAGGACTGCATGGAGCACGCGGTCCTGCCCGTGGACGGGGCAACGCTGGCAGAGGTGATGCGCCAGCGGGGCATCAACATGCGCTACCTGGGCAAGGTGCTGGAGCTGGTGCTGCGGAGCCCGGCCCGCCACCAGCTGGACCACGTCTTT AAAATCGGCATTGGAGAACTCATCACCCGCTCGGCCAAGCACATCTTCAAGACGTACTTACAG GGAGTCGAGCTCTCCGGCCTCTCAGCCGCCATCAGCCACTTCCTGAACTGCTTCCTGAGCTCCTACCCAAACCCCGTGGCCCACCTGCCCGCCGACGAGCTGGTCTCCAAGAAGCGGAATAAGAGGAGGAAAAACCGGCCCCCGGGGGCTGCAGATAACACAGCCTGGGCTGTCATGACCCCCCAGGAGCTCTGGAAGAACATCTGCCAGGAGGCCAAGAACTACTTTGACTTCGACCTCGAGTG TGAGACCGTGGACCAGGCTGTGGAGACCTACGGCCTGCAGAAGATAACGCTCCTGCGGGAGATCTCGCTGAAAACAGGGATCCAG GTCCTGCTGAAGGAGTACAGCTTCGACAGTCGCCACAAGCCCGCGTTCACCGAGGAGGACGTGCTCAACATCTTCCCCGTGGTCAAGCACGTCAACCCCAAGGCCTCGGATGCCTTCCATTTCTTCCAGAGCGGGCAGGCCAAAGTGCAGCAGG gcttcctgaaggagggcTGTGAGCTCATCAATGAGGCCCTGAACCTGTTTAACAACGTCTACGGAGCCATGCACGTGGAGACCTGCGCCTGCCTGCGCCTCCTCGCCCGCCTCCACTACATCATGGGCGACTACGCAGAG GCCCTGAGTAACCAGCAGAAGGCGGTGCTGATGAGCGAGCGGGTGATGGGCACCGAGCACCCCAACACCATCCAGGAATAC ATGCACCTGGCCCTGTACTGCTTCGCCAGCAGCCAGCTGTCCACCGCCCTGAGCCTGCTGTACCGCGCCCGCTACCTCATGCTGCTGGTGTTCGGGGAAGACCACCCCGAGATGGCGCTGCTGGAC AACAACATCGGGCTGGTGCTGCACGGGGTGATGGAGTACGACCTGTCGCTGCGCTTCCTGGAGAACGCGCTGGCCGTCAGCACCAAGTACCACGGGCCCAAGGCCCTCAAGGTGGCCCTCAG CCACCACCTTGTCGCCCGAGTCTACGAGAGCAAAGCTGAGTTCCGGTCGGCCCTGCAGCACGAGAAGGAGGGTTACACCATCTACAAGACGCAG CTGGGCGAGGACCATGAGAAGACCAAGGAAAGCTCCGAGTACCTCAAGTGCCTGACCCAGCAGGCCGTGGCCCTGCAGCGCACCATGAACGAGATCTACCGCAACGGCTCCAGCGCCAACATCCCGCCCCTCAAG TTCACGGCCCCCAGCATGGCCAGCGTCTTGGAGCAGCTGAACGTCATTAACGGCATCCTCTTCATTCCTCTCAG CCAAAAAGACCTGGAGAATCTGAAAGCCGAGGTGGCGCGGCGGCACCAGCTCCAGGAGGCCAGCAGAAACAGGGATAGAGCCGAGGAGCCCATGGCTACCGAGCCCGCGCCAGCGGGGGCCCCAGGAGACCTGGGCTCCCAGCCCCCGGCTGCCAAGGACCCTTCTCCGAGCGTGCAGGGATAG
- the CLUH gene encoding clustered mitochondria protein homolog isoform 3 (isoform 3 is encoded by transcript variant 3) translates to MLLNGDCPESLKKEAAAAEPPRENGLDEAGPGDETTGQEVIVIQDTGFSVKILAPGIEPFSLQVSPQEMVQEIHQVLMDREDTCHRTCFSLHLDGNVLDHFSELRSVEGLQEGSVLRVVEEPYTVREARIHVRHVRDLLKSLDPSDAFNGVDCNSLSFLSVFTDGDLGDSGKRKKGLEMDPIDCTPPEYILPGSRERPLCPLQPQNRDWKPLQCLKVLTMSGWNPPPGNRKMHGDLMYLFVITAEDRQVSITASTRGFYLNQSTAYHFNPKPASPRFLSHSLVELLNQISPTFKKNFAVLQKKRVQRHPFERIATPFQVYSWTAPQAEHAMDCVRAEDAYTSRLGYEEHIPGQTRDWNEELQTTRELPRKNLPERLLRERAIFKVHSDFTAAATRGAMAVIDGNVMAINPSEETKMQMFIWNNIFFSLGFDVRDHYKDFGGDVAAYVAPTNDLNGVRTYNAVDVEGLYTLGTVVVDYRGYRVTAQSIIPGILERDQEQSVIYGSIDFGKTVVSHPRYLELLERTSRPLKILRHQVLNDRDEEVELCSSVECKGIIGNDGRHYILDLLRTFPPDLNFLPVPGEELPEECARAGFPRAHRHKLCCLRQELVDAFVEHRYLLFMKLAALQLMQQNASQLETPSSLENGGPSSLESKSEDPPGQEAGSEEEGSSASGLAKVKELAETIAADDGTDPRSREVIRNACKAVGSISSTAFDIRFNPDIFSPGVRFPESCQDEVRDQKQLLKDAAAFLLSCQIPGLVKDCMEHAVLPVDGATLAEVMRQRGINMRYLGKVLELVLRSPARHQLDHVFKIGIGELITRSAKHIFKTYLQGVELSGLSAAISHFLNCFLSSYPNPVAHLPADELVSKKRNKRRKNRPPGAADNTAWAVMTPQELWKNICQEAKNYFDFDLECETVDQAVETYGLQKITLLREISLKTGIQVLLKEYSFDSRHKPAFTEEDVLNIFPVVKHVNPKASDAFHFFQSGQAKVQQGFLKEGCELINEALNLFNNVYGAMHVETCACLRLLARLHYIMGDYAEALSNQQKAVLMSERVMGTEHPNTIQEYMHLALYCFASSQLSTALSLLYRARYLMLLVFGEDHPEMALLDNNIGLVLHGVMEYDLSLRFLENALAVSTKYHGPKALKVALSHHLVARVYESKAEFRSALQHEKEGYTIYKTQLGEDHEKTKESSEYLKCLTQQAVALQRTMNEIYRNGSSANIPPLKFTAPSMASVLEQLNVINGILFIPLSQKDLENLKAEVARRHQLQEASRNRDRAEEPMATEPAPAGAPGDLGSQPPAAKDPSPSVQG, encoded by the exons ATGCTCTTAAACGGGGACTGCCCAGAGAGCCTGAAgaaggaggcggcggcggccgaGCCACCCAGGGAAAATGGGCTTGACGAGGCCGGCCCGGGAGATGAGACCACCGGCCAGGAAGTCATTGTCATTCAGGACACGGGCTTTTCTGTGAAGATCCTCGCCCCTGGGATCGAGCCCTTCTCCCTGCAG GTGTCCCCCCAGGAGATGGTGCAGGAGATTCACCAGGTGCTCATGGACCGGGAGGACACGTGTCACCGCACCTGCTTCTCACTGCACCTGGATGGCAACGTGCTGGACCACTTCTCGGAGCTGCGCAGCGTCGAGGGGCTGCAGGAGGGCTCTGTGCTGCGTGTGGTGGAAG AGCCGTACACGGTGCGTGAGGCCCGCATCCACGTGCGCCATGTCCGAGACCTGCTCAAGAGCCTGGACCCATCCGATGCCTTCAACGGGGTTGACTGCAACTCCTTGTCCTTCCTGAGTGTCTTCACCGACGGCGACCTGGGAG ACAGCGGGAAGCGGAAGAAGGGCTTGGAGATGGACCCCATCGACTGCACACCACCCGAGTACATCCTGCCAGGGAGCCGGGAGCGGCCACTGTGTCCCCTGCAGCCCCAAAACCGTGACTGGAAG CCCTTGCAGTGCCTGAAAGTACTCACCATGAGCGGATGGAACCCGCCCCCGGGGAACCGGAAGATGCACGGGGACCTCATGTACCTGTTTGTGATCACAGCCGAGGACCGGCAAGTCAGCATCACCGCGTCCACACGGGGCTTTTACCTGAATCA GTCCACAGCTTATCACTTCAACCCCAAGCCCGCCAGCCCCCGCTTCCTAAGCCATTCCCTAGTGGAGCTGCTCAACCAGATCAGCCCGACCTTCAAGAAGAACTTCGCTGTGCTGCAGAAGAAAAG GGTCCAGCGCCACCCGTTCGAGAGGATCGCCACCCCATTCCAGGTGTACAGCTGGACAGCCCCCCAGGCGGAGCATGCCATGGATTGCGTGCGTGCAGAGGACGCCTACACCTCGAGGCTGGGCTATGAGGAGCACATTCCTGGACAG ACCCGAGACTGGAATGAGGAGCTGCAGACGACGAGGGAGCTGCCTCGCAAGAACCTGCCTGAGCGGCTGCTCCGAGAAAGGGCCATATTCAAG GTGCACAGCGACTTCACCGCGGCAGCCACCAGGGGCGCCATGGCCGTCATTGACGGCAACGTGATGGCCATCAACCCCAGCGAGGAGACCAAGATGCAGATGTTCATCTGGAACAACATCTTCTTCAGCCTGGGCTTCGACGTCCGAGACCACTACAAGGACTTCGGGGGGGACGTGGCGGCCTACGTGGCGCCCACCAACGACCTGAATGGCGTCCGCACGTACAACGCGGTGGACGTGGAGGGGCTGTAcacgctgggcacggtggtggtgGATTACCGCGGCTACCGGGTCACGGCCCAGTCCATCATCCCCGGCATCCTGGAGCGGGACCAGGAGCAGAGCGTCATCTACGGCTCCATCGACTTCGGCAAGACCGTGGTGTCACACCCGCGGTACCTGGAGCTGCTGGAGCGCACGAGTCGGCCCCTCAAGATCCTGCGGCACCAGGTGCTCAACGACCGTGACGAGGAGGTGGAGCTCTGCTCCTCGGTCGAGTGCAAGGGCATCATTGGCAACGACGGGCGCCACTACATCCTCGACCTGCTGCGCACCTTCCCCCCGGACCTCAACTTCCTGCCCGTGCCTGGCGAGGAGCTGCCTGAGGAATGCGCCCGCGCCGGCTTCCCCCGCGCCCACCGGCACAAGCTCTGCTGCCTGCGCCAGGAGCTGGTGGACGCCTTCGTGGAGCACAG GTACCTCCTCTTTATGAAGCTGGCCGCCTTGCAGCTGATGCAGCAGAACGCCAGCCAGCTGGAGACCCCCTCCTCCCTGGAAAATGGTGGTCCTTCCTCCTTGGAGTCCAAGTCTGAGGATCCTCCAGGACAGGAGGCGGGAAGTGAGGAGGAGGGTAGCAGCGCCAGCGGCCTGGCCAAGGTGAAGGAGCTGGCAGAGACCATCGCCGCAGACGACGGCACAG ACCCTCGGAGCCGGGAGGTGATCCGCAACGCGTGCAAGGCGGTCGGCTCCATCAGCAGCACCGCCTTCGACATTCGCTTCAATCCTGACATCTTCTCACCAG ggGTTCGTTTCCCTGAGTCCTGCCAGGATGAAGTTCGGGACCAGAAGCAGCTGCTGAAGGACGCGGCTGCCTTCCTGCTCTCCTGCCAGATCCCTGGCTTG GTGAAGGACTGCATGGAGCACGCGGTCCTGCCCGTGGACGGGGCAACGCTGGCAGAGGTGATGCGCCAGCGGGGCATCAACATGCGCTACCTGGGCAAGGTGCTGGAGCTGGTGCTGCGGAGCCCGGCCCGCCACCAGCTGGACCACGTCTTT AAAATCGGCATTGGAGAACTCATCACCCGCTCGGCCAAGCACATCTTCAAGACGTACTTACAG GGAGTCGAGCTCTCCGGCCTCTCAGCCGCCATCAGCCACTTCCTGAACTGCTTCCTGAGCTCCTACCCAAACCCCGTGGCCCACCTGCCCGCCGACGAGCTGGTCTCCAAGAAGCGGAATAAGAGGAGGAAAAACCGGCCCCCGGGGGCTGCAGATAACACAGCCTGGGCTGTCATGACCCCCCAGGAGCTCTGGAAGAACATCTGCCAGGAGGCCAAGAACTACTTTGACTTCGACCTCGAGTG TGAGACCGTGGACCAGGCTGTGGAGACCTACGGCCTGCAGAAGATAACGCTCCTGCGGGAGATCTCGCTGAAAACAGGGATCCAG GTCCTGCTGAAGGAGTACAGCTTCGACAGTCGCCACAAGCCCGCGTTCACCGAGGAGGACGTGCTCAACATCTTCCCCGTGGTCAAGCACGTCAACCCCAAGGCCTCGGATGCCTTCCATTTCTTCCAGAGCGGGCAGGCCAAAGTGCAGCAGG gcttcctgaaggagggcTGTGAGCTCATCAATGAGGCCCTGAACCTGTTTAACAACGTCTACGGAGCCATGCACGTGGAGACCTGCGCCTGCCTGCGCCTCCTCGCCCGCCTCCACTACATCATGGGCGACTACGCAGAG GCCCTGAGTAACCAGCAGAAGGCGGTGCTGATGAGCGAGCGGGTGATGGGCACCGAGCACCCCAACACCATCCAGGAATAC ATGCACCTGGCCCTGTACTGCTTCGCCAGCAGCCAGCTGTCCACCGCCCTGAGCCTGCTGTACCGCGCCCGCTACCTCATGCTGCTGGTGTTCGGGGAAGACCACCCCGAGATGGCGCTGCTGGAC AACAACATCGGGCTGGTGCTGCACGGGGTGATGGAGTACGACCTGTCGCTGCGCTTCCTGGAGAACGCGCTGGCCGTCAGCACCAAGTACCACGGGCCCAAGGCCCTCAAGGTGGCCCTCAG CCACCACCTTGTCGCCCGAGTCTACGAGAGCAAAGCTGAGTTCCGGTCGGCCCTGCAGCACGAGAAGGAGGGTTACACCATCTACAAGACGCAG CTGGGCGAGGACCATGAGAAGACCAAGGAAAGCTCCGAGTACCTCAAGTGCCTGACCCAGCAGGCCGTGGCCCTGCAGCGCACCATGAACGAGATCTACCGCAACGGCTCCAGCGCCAACATCCCGCCCCTCAAG TTCACGGCCCCCAGCATGGCCAGCGTCTTGGAGCAGCTGAACGTCATTAACGGCATCCTCTTCATTCCTCTCAG CCAAAAAGACCTGGAGAATCTGAAAGCCGAGGTGGCGCGGCGGCACCAGCTCCAGGAGGCCAGCAGAAACAGGGATAGAGCCGAGGAGCCCATGGCTACCGAGCCCGCGCCAGCGGGGGCCCCAGGAGACCTGGGCTCCCAGCCCCCGGCTGCCAAGGACCCTTCTCCGAGCGTGCAGGGATAG